The Gordonia crocea genomic sequence AGGTCGCGGCCGTCACCGAGTCGGCGATGCGCGGCGAGATCGACTTCGAGGAATCGCTGCACCGCCGGGTCGAGGCGTTGGCCGGGCTCGACGCCGGTGTGATCGACGAGGTCGCCGACGCGCTCGAACTCACCCCCGGTGCCCGCACCACGATCCGGACCCTGCGCCGCCTCGGCTACCACTGCGGTGTCGTGTCCGGCGGCTTCCGCCAGGTCATCGATTCGCTGGCCCATGATCTGAGCCTGGATTTCGTGCGGGCCAACACCCTGGAGATCGTCGACGGCAAGCTCACCGGTCGCGTCATCGGGGAGGTCGTGGACCGGCCCGGCAAGGCGCGTGCGTTGCGCGCGTTCGCCGCCGAGGCCGGCGTCCCGATGGAGCAGACGGTGGCCGTGGGCGACGGGGCCAACGACATCGACATGCTGGGCGCGGCGGGCTTGGGAATCGCCTTCAACGCCAAACCGGCCCTGCGCGAGGTCGCCGACACCGCGTTGAGCCATCCGTTCCTCGACGCCGTGCTGTTCATCCTCGGGGTGACCCGCGACGAGATCGAGGCCGCCGACGCGGTCGACGGCACGCTGCGGCGCGTCCCCCTCGACTAGGCATGTTCCTCGCGGCGAACCACGCCCGGCTCGTCGACGACCTCGACGCGCCCCACCGTGACGATCCGCCGGATCCGGCCCGTGTGTGGGCCATGCAGATGGCGTTGCGGGTGGAGAAGACCGCCCCGCCGGAGCGGGCCGCACTTCTCGTTGCAGCGGCCCGTTCGGTGGTGCTGCTGTGCCTCGACGAGCGATCGGCGCCCGGCGGTCCCTGGGCCGAGGCGATGGATGCGTGGTGCGACGCGCGGATCCGCAAAATCGCCCGACGGGCGCGCGGCGCCCAATGGGTTGGCGCCCAACAGGTGTGGGGGGTCACCGCCGAGTCGGACGGGCAGGCCGCGCGGGCCTTCGTCCCCACGATGGTCGGGGAGGTGGACCCCCGGGTCCGCAAGCTGCAGATCGAGGGCACCGACGTCGAGGGCGGGCTACCCGCTGAGCCGGATGACGATGCGGATACGGGGCTGACGCTGTGGGTGAACCCGACGCTGGACATGACCGTCGGCAAGACCGCGGCGCAGGTGGGGCACGCGGCGATGCTCGGGGTGGCGTTGCTCGACGTCGGTGAGACGCAGGCATGGTTTCAGCGGGGTTGTCCGTTGGCGGTGTGTGAGCCGTCGGTGCACCGGTGGCAGGAGTTGGTCGCGCAGGAGCGGCAGAGCGGTGCCGTCGCCGTGCGCGACGCCGGTTTCACCGAGATCGCACCCGGGTCGATGACCGTCGTCGCGACGCGCGAGGGCTACCAGCGCCCGTAGTTCGGTTGGCAGATGATGTTGCGGTCCACGCCGATCCCGGCGACCCGCTTCTCCCCGGGCAACTGGTGCAAATGGGCAAGGGGGTGCACCAAACCCTTGGGGGTGCCCCAGTCGTGTTGCCAGTACCAGGCGGCGAACCCGCCGGCGGCCGCCCAGGTGATTGTCGAAGCGTTGCCGTAGACGCCGGTGCGCGCCGGTCCGATGACGGACTGCCATCCGCGCAGGTAGGGCCCGATCTTGGTGATGAACTGCTCGAGCGAGGGGTTGGCGTCGATCGAGGCGTAGATCGGCGCGTGGGCGGGACCGCCGGCCGCGCGGTGCTTGGCCGCGCCGAGGCGTGCGTGGTGCACGCCGGCCCGGTAGCCGCCGAGCCAGTCGTTCTTCGCGTACTGGTAGCAGGAGACGATCGTCAGGCCGGCCCGGCGCAGTGCCCGCGCCTCGGTGGCGGTGATGGGTTTGGCCTTCATCCACCGGTCCACCGGCAGCCGCCCGGACACATAGCGGATGGCACCCAGGTAGCCCGCCGCGCGGATCGCCTGAGCCGGGGGGACCGCGGCGGAGTAGTCGCACAGCGAGCCGAAATCGGCGGAGCCGCTCGACGAGCCGAAGCCGCTCGATCCCGACGAGGAGTCGGCATGGGCGACCCCGGCGCCGAGGAGGCAGGCCGCGCCCAGACCGGCGGCGGCGGAGAGGAAGTCGCGCCGGTTGACCCCGTCCGTCATGACGAGCCCGATCCGGCCCATTGGCCGTAGTTCGGTTTGAGGATGGTGTTGACGTCGACCTCGACGCCGCCCACCCGTCGTTGGCCGGGAATCTGGTGCAGATGCGCCGCAGGGTGCAGATAGCCGCGCTTGGTGCCCCAGTCGTGCTGCCAGAACCAGGTCGCGAGTCCGGCGTCGATGGCCCAACCGATGGTGGGGGCGTTGGCGTAGATCCCGGTGCGGCGCAGGCCGATGATCGAGTGCCATCCCTTCAGGTAGGGGACGATCCTCGAGGTGAACTGGGCACGCGACGGGTTGTCGTCGATGGAGGCGTAGATCGGTGCGTCGCCCGGGCCGCCGGCCAGCGTGTGCAGCTCGACGGCACGGCGGGCGTGCTTGACCCCGCCGTCGTAGCCGCCGAGCCAGTCGGCGGTCTTGCCCTTGCCGAACTGGTAGTTCGACACCACGGTCAGCCCGAAGGCGCGCATGGCCAGCGATTCGGGGATGGTCAGCGGCTTGGCGAGCATGTTCTCCGCCCCTGGGCGGCGGTCGGAGACGTAGCGGATGACCCCGGCATGTCCGGCGGCGCGGATGGCCAGCGGCGAGGGGACACGGGCCGAATAGTCCAGCAGCGTCCCAAGGTTGGTGGCTGCGGGCAGCGACGGCGGCAGGGCCACGTCGGCGACGGCGTCCCCGGGGTGCAGGGTGGCGGTGGCACCGGCGAGCCCGGCGACCGCGGCCGCAGAGAAGAACTGGCGACGGCTGATCGGCATGTCACAACAGTAACTTTCGTAACACGCTGAGGTAAGGCGTCGTGACGGGATCGGAATCGCCCGTACACCGTCGGGAGAGGTTGGGTCGACGCGCGGTGTCAGGCCGGTGGGGCCAGATTGGCCAGCGTGTCGAACCAGGCGCGGCGGTCGGGGGCCAGCGACGCGACGATCAGTTCGTCGGCGTCGGCGTCGGCGGCGAACTCGCGCAGCCCGGCCACCGCCTCGTCGGGGGTCCCCACGACGGCCCGGCTCAGCATCGCGGCGACCTGGTGTCCGACCGGCGAGTCGACGAGGAGGTCGGCCTCGTCGTCGCTGAGGGGGCGGTGGTGGGCCAGGAGGTGCTTGATGCGCTGGCGCTGGGCGACGTGCAGTTGCTCGGCGGCGAACTCCGCGTCGTCGACGGCGATGACGCTCACCCCGGCGATGACATACGGCTCGGTCTCGCCGCCGTCCGGCAGGGGCGCGGGCCGGAACTCCTTGCGGTAGAGCGCAACCGCCTCGGTCAGCGCCTGCGGCGCGAAGTGTGAGGCGAAGGCGTAGGGGAGGCCCAGGGCGGCGGCGAGCTGCGCGCCGAAAAGCGACGAACCCAAGATGTAGAGGTCGACGTTGGTGCCGGCCCCGGGGGTGGCCCGTACCCCGGCGACGCGTGATTCGTCGCGCAGGTAGCCCTGCAGTTCCACCACGTCGCGCGGGAACTGCTCGGCCGCCTGATGGGTGCGGCGCAGGGCGGCGAAGGTGGCCTGGTCGCCGCCCGGTGCGCGCCCGAGGCCGAGGTCGATCCGGCCGGGGTGCAGTTCGGCGAGCGTGCCGTATTGCTCGGCGATCGTCAGCGGTGAATGGTTGGGCAGCATCACCCCACCCGCCCCGAGTCGGATGCGGGAGGTGTGGGCGGCCATGTGCGCGATCAGAACGGCCGGCGCGGCCGAGGCGATGGCCGACATGTTGTGGTGCTCGGCGTACCAGATGCGCCGGTAGCCGGTGGTATCGGCGAACTGCGCGAGGCGCGTCGAATGCGCGAGACTCTCGGCCACGGACTCGCCGGGGCCGACTTGGGCCAGGTCGAGCACGGACAGTGGGACGCCGATCGCGGATACGGAGCGGTCTGAGGGCATAGATGTTCCAGCGTTACGGCGAGCCCGGGTATTCCCGGCGGCGATCATCCGGCACGATGGTGGCGTGACCCTCGAAACCACCGATCCCGATCTCCTCATCGACTTCCGCGGCGTATCGCTGGTGCGCGACGGGAACACGTTGGTCGGTCCCGTCGATTGGCAGGTCGAGCTCGATGAGCGCTGGGTGATCCTCGGTCCGAATGGCGCGGGCAAGACCTCGCTGCTGTCGATGGCGGCGGCCCGCGTGCATCCGAGCGCCGGGGTGGCTTTCGTGTTGGGCGAGCGGTTGGGCCGGGTCGAGTTGCGCGAACTCACCACACGGGTGGGCATGACCGGTGGGCGCGAGGTGGAGCGGATCCCGGCCGACGAGGTCGTCGAGGACCTCGTCGTCTCCGCCGGCTACGCGGTCCTGGGGCGGTGGCGCGAGGACTACGGCGCGATGGACCGCGACCAGGCGCTGAACACCCTGGAGTCGCTGGGCGCCGAGCACCTGGCGCGCCGGACCTACGGCACGCTGTCGGAGGGGGAGCGCAAGCGGGTCCAGATCGCCCGGGCGCTGATGACCGATCCGGAACTGCTGCTGCTCGACGAGCCCGCAGCTGGATTGGACCTCGGTGGCCGAGAAGAGCTCGTCGACCGGCTCGGCCGCCTGGCCGCCGACCCGGACGCCCCGGCGCTGGTCCTGATCACCCACCACCCCGAGGAGATCCCGCCCGGGTTCAGCCACGCCATGCTGCTCTCGCACGGCGGCGTAGTCGCGCAAGGCCTGCTCGACGACGTGATGACCGCCGCCAATCTGACGGAGGCCTTCCAGCAGCAGATCGCGCTCGACGTGATCGACGGCCGCTACTTCGCCCGTCGCGCCCGCCGAGCTGGGGGCCACCGCCGGGCCGAATAGTCCGGTAGCGACTAACCCGGTCCAGGCGGCCCCTGCCCGGACGGCCCCGGCCTGGTGCTCGGCCCTGCGCGGTAACGTGAGGTCTCATGACTGAGAACGCAGCCCCCGCACCGTTGCGCGACGCGTCGACGGTGGTCTTGGTCCGCGACGGCGCGGACGGTATCGACGTCTTCCTCCAACGGCGGGTCAAGCAGATGGCCTTCGCCGGCGGCATGACCGTCTTCCCCGGCGGCGGCGTGGACGAGCGCGACGCCGACGCCGACCTCGCCTGGGTCGGCCCGGATGCGCAGTGGTGGGCGGACAGCTTTTCGACGTCGGTGACCGGGGCGCAGGAACTGGTGTGCGCGGCGGTCCGCGAAACCTTCGAGGAGTGCGGCGTCTTGCTGGTCACCCACCTCGACGGGGCGGCCCCCGACGTCGCGGGCCTGATGCCGGCGCGCGCCAAGCTGGAGAGCCGGGAGCTGTCGCTGGCCCAGTTCCTGCGCGACAACGACCTGGCGCTGCGCGCGGACCTGCTGCGGCCGTTGGCGCACTGGATCACCCCGAAGATCGAGAAGCGTCGCTACGACACCCGGTTCTTCCTCGCCGAGCTGCCGGCCGGACAAGATGCCGACGCCGAGACCTCGGAAGTGGAGACGGCGCAGTGGTATTCGGCGTCGGCGGCTCTGGTCGACTGGTCGGCCGGCAAGCACTTCCTCTTGCCGCCCACGTGGACGCAGCTGCGTGAACTGGCCGCCTACGACACGGTGGAGGCGTTGTTCGCTGCGCAGCGAGAGATCAAGCCGATCGAGCCAGGGACCCCCAACGACGACTTCGAGGGGCTGCGGTTCGCGCATGCCGACGAATACTTTGCGTCGATGAACGACCAGGCGCGCGAGCTGTTCTTCCGCGGCGCGAGCGGCTAGTGCCGGGGTTGGTCGGGGCCGTTCATGCACCCGGCATGGTTGCCGGTGTAGTGGACCGGCCCCGACCGGGGCCGTTTTTCGCTATGGAGTTCTCAAGGTACGTGCGCAGCCCCTGGGGAGCCGCTCTCATCGGGCCGGGTTTAAGCCGCGGCGTGGTTGGCGAGGGTGAGGGTGCGTCGGTTATGGCAGCGGATCCAGTCACCTCCTTCGGGACTCTGGAACCAGGGGTGTCCGTCGAACCCGATCTGGATGTTCCAGCCTTTGCCGTGGACATAGGTGTGGTGATGCAAGCTGCACAGCAGGACGGTGTTCTTGAGGTTCGTCTCCCCACCGTCGGCCCAATGCTGAATATGGTGACCTTCACACCACGACGGTGGTCTGCCGCAGCCGGGGAACTGGCAACCACCGTCGCGGGCCTCGAGTGCTTTGCGCAGGGTGCCGGTGACGAATCGTTGGGTGCGTTTGGCGTCCAACGGCACCGAGTCCGCGGTGATCAACGCGGTGACTTCGCTACTGCCGCAGGCGATCTCACGGGCTGTCTCGGCTGATACCGAGCCGGTGAATCCCAGGCGTGCGACCCGCGACGTGGACACACTGCCACCCTCATTGCCGAGGAGTGTCGGTAGCGGGACGGTCATAGTGATGTGCGGGACGATTCCGCCCACCGTCGGACGGTTCCGTGAAGCAAGGTAGCTGCTGATCATGGCGACCAGGGCATCAGCGGTGCGTTGGGACCGGGGACGCGGATCCGGGGAACCGTCGGGTGCCGGGATGGGCTTCGCCAGGGCATCCAGCGCGGTGTGGAGTTTCTCCCCGGACAGCTGATCGAGGTCCGCTTCGAGGGTCACCCGCCCTTCATCGGTGCGGCTGATCGACGCCTGGTTCAAGGACGGGTTGTCGGCCGGTGGTGTGCTGGGTGGATCCAGGGGCGCCAACTCGTGGCCGAGTTCGCGGGCTTTCTCCATCACTTGGGCGGGTTGATCGATGCGGGCGTGCGCCAGCAATGTGGTGGCGGTCTTCGCCCGCACGTTGTCGAAACCATCGGCACCCATGCGGGTGGCGATGTGGTCGAGACCGCGGATGACCGCATCGGCATGGTCAACGGTGAGGTCGCCGTCGCGGACCTCGCGGACCAGGTTCGGCAGATCATCCAAGTGCTGGGCCAACCGAGCCACCCGGTTGACGGTGGCCGGCGTCAACGGTAACTCCCGCAAGAGGTCTCGCCCGTTCTTCAACCGATTCCGAACCGGGATACCGATGGCCTCGGCGCGAGCTGTCGCGGCGGCCAACAAGTAGGAGGCGATATTGCCCATCCGTACCGCGGTGACCATCACCCCCAGCACGGCGTTGTCGTCAGCAATCGCTTCCGCCGACGACAACAACGCCCCCAGACCCGCACCACTGGACACCGCCGTCGGCGCCAGGTCGTCGGCCACGTCGGTGACGAATGCGGCGAGTTCGTCGTGGTTCATGTGACCCCCAGGCCCGGGTTCGCATCGTGTTGCGCGAACTCGTAGTAGCAAATGTGTGCTGATGTCCTTCTATCTATATCTTACACTAGATCAGGGGTCTGACAACCACTAATTCATGGTTTTACCTGCAGAGATGATGCGACACAGCCTCGCCGCCAGGGGTGTCCATAGCGCGTATGTGTCCTTTGTTAAGAGGTGTGGTGGGACACGCGCCGCGGTTGGCCGTGACAGCGCCCCGTGGCGGGTGCCCGGTACTGGGTCGAGGGGGTCGATGGGATGGTCGACCGGTCGTGCGGGCCGGTGGGGTGCCCGCATAAGGCATCGCGTTCTCGTGAGCGCAGGGTGGGGTGGGCGCAACTCCGGTGCGCACCGCGAACCGGGCCGGCCCGCACAGTCGCCGACCACCCGAATCTGGATTGTGCAGTATTGCATCCCGCCGTCGACGACCACTCCCGCACATCGCCCGTACCGACTCCAGACCAACGGGAAGGTCGAACGGATCAACCGCAACCCTGCAAGCGGAAGGGGCAGGCCTACGCCCCCCTGCACCAGCTACGCCAAACGCTTCGCAGCATTCCCCGACTCGCCCGCCACCCGCGGACCCAGCCTGGCGGGCAATACAACTAGTGCGGCAGTGGCGTCGGGGGGAGGGCGATGTATTTGGTGTTCAGGTATTCCGCGATGCCCTCGTACCCGCCCTCCGAGCCGAGGCCGGACTGTTTGATCCCGCCGAATGGCGCCGCCGGGTCCGAGATGACGCCGCGGTTGACCCCGACCATGCCGGCCTGAAGGGCGCGCGAGACGCGCTGGATCCGGTCGAGGCGGGTGGCATAGAAATAGGCGGCCAGGCCGTACTCGGTCGCGTTGGCCAGGGCGATGCCCTGCTCCTCGTCGTCGAAGGCCACCACCGTGGCCACCGGGCCGAAGACCTCCTCGCGCAGGATTGTGCTGTCGGGGGCGATGTCGTCGAGCACCGTCGGCGCGTAGAAGAACCCGGGGCCCGCCACGGCGGCACCGCCGGTGCGCAGCCGTGCCCCGCCGGCCACCGCGTCGTCGACGAGGGCTGCGAGCCGATCGCGTTGACGCGCGTTGATGATGGGGCCGAGTCGGCTGCCGTCCTCCCATCCCGGGCCCACGGTGTAGTCGGCGATCGCCGCGGTGAGTCGCTCGGTGAACTCGTCGGCCACCGGTCGCTGGACCAGGATGCGGTTGGCCGCGGTACAGGCCTCACCGCCGTTGCGCATCTTGGCCGCCAGCGCACCGTCGACCGCCGCATCGAGATCGGCGTCGTCGAAGACCAGCAGCGGGGCGTTGCCGCCGAGCTCCATCGAGGTGCGCAACACCTGGTCGGCGGATTGGGCGATCAGGGTGGAGCCGACCCGGGTGGATCCGGTGAACGAGATCTTGCGCAGCCGCGGATCGGCCATCAACGCGGCCACGGTGCCGGCCGCGTCCATCGTCGGCAGCACCGACAAGACGCCGGCGGGCAGCCCGGCCTCGGCGAAGACGGCGGCCAACAATTGCATGGTCAGCGGGGTGTCCTCGGCCGGTTTGACGATCATCGGACACCCGGCGGCCAGGGCCGGCCCGATCTTGCGCGTCCCCATGGCCAGCGGAAAGTTCCACGGCGTGATCGCCAGGCAAATCCCCACCGGTTCCTTGGTCACCACGATTTCACCGGTGCCCGCCGGGGCGGTGGTCACCCGGCCGTTGATGCGGACCGCCTCCTCGGAGAACCAGCGCAGGAACTCCGCGCCGTACGCCACCTCGCCCAGGCTGTCGGCCAGCGGCTTGCCCATCTCCAGCGTCATCAACAGCGCGAAGTCGTCCTTGCGTTGGGTGACCAACTCGAAGGCGCGGCGCAGGATTTCGGCCCGGATGCGCGGCGCGGTGGCGGCCCACTCATCGGCAACCGCCGCCGCGCTGGTCAGGGCGGCGTCGGCGTCAGTCGCACCCGCGTCGGCCACCTGTGCCAGCACCTCGCCGGTTGCCGGGTTGAGCACGTCGAACTCCCGGCCCGACGCCGCCGGGCGGGATTGCCCGTCGATCCACAGCCCGGTCGGGACCGAGTCGATGAGGGTGTCGAAAGAAGGCATGGGATTCCTCTCCAAAGCGGGTTTCGGGGTCAGTCCAGTCCGTCGCGGTCGGCCCATTGCAGCAAGGTGTCGAGGCGGTGTGCGGTGTCGTCGATCGTCGCGGTCAGGTCGCCGATCTCGGCGAAGCGGGCGGGCATCGTGGCGATGGTGAAATCGTCGGGGACGATCTGGTCGATCTCGGCCCAGGTGATCGGCGCCGAAACCGTGGCGCGCGGGTTGCCCCGCACCGAGTAGGCCGCGGCCATGGTGTGGTCGCGGGTGTTCTGGTTGAAGTCGATGAAGACCGACGAGGGGTCGCGGTCCTTGCGCCACCACGTCGTCGTCGCCTCGCCGGGCATCCGGCGTGCCACCTCGCGGCCGAAGGCGAGGGCGGCGCGGCGCACGTCGGTGAACCCCCACTCCGGCTCGATGCGCACATAGACGTGCAGTCCGTGTCCGCCCGAGGTCTTGGGGTAGCCGCGGATGCCGAGCTCGTCGAGGACCTCGTGCACCCCGGCCGCCACCCGGCGCACGCGCGGAAACGGGCAGTCGGGCATGGGATCCAAGTCGATCCGCCACTCGTCGGGCTTCTCCACGTCGAATCGCCGGGAGTTCCACGGGTGGAACTCGACGGTGGACATCTGCACGGCCCACAGCACGTCGGACACCGATGTCACGCACAACTCGTCGGCGGTGCGGCCATAGCGGGGGAAGAAGATCTCCACGGTCTCGACCCAGTCGGGGGCGCCGCCCGGCAGGCGCTTCTGATGGACCTTGGGGCCATCGACGCCGCTGGGGAAGCGGTGCAGCATGGTGGGCCGGTCGCGCAGCCCCCGGACGATGCCGTCGGCCACCGACAGGTAGTACCGGGCGAGGTCGAGTTTGGTCTCGCCCCGCTCGGGGAAGTAGACGCGGTCGGGACTGGACAGTTCCACCACCCGGCCGTCGGCCTCGAGAGGCACCCGGTCGCCGCGCTGAGCCACGCAGCCCAGCGTATAGGGTGGACGGCATGGCTGAGTTCGTCACTCTTGAAACCTCCGAAGACCACCCCGGGGTCGGCACGATCCTGCTGAACCGCCCGCCGATGAACGCGCTGAACCGCCAGGTCCAGGTCGAGCTCCTGGCCGCGGCGGAGGAGGCGTCGACGCGCGACGACATCAAGGCGGTTGTCGTCTACGGCGGTCCCAAGGTGCTGGCCGCCGGTGCCGACATCAAAGAGATGAACGACATGACCTATGCCGAGATGAGCAAGGTCGCCGGACGCCTGCAGGACGGATTGGGCGCCATCGCCACGATTCCGAAGCCCACCGTCGCCGCCATCACCGGCTACGCCCTGGGCGGTGGCTTGGAAGTGGTGCTCGGCGCCGATCGCCGGATCGCAGGTGACAACGCCAAGCTCGGCGTGCCCGAGGTTCTGCTCGGCGTCATCCCCGGTGGCGGCGGAACCCAGCGCCTGGCGCGCCTGGTCGGGCCGGCCAAGGCCAAAGACATGATCTTCACCGGCCGATTCGTCGGTGCCGAGGAGGCGCTGTCGATCGGTTTGGTCGATGAGGTGGTCGCCCCCGACGAGGTCTACAACGCCGCGCTCAAATGGGCGGATCAGTTCGCGAACGCCGCGTCAGCGGCCCTCGCCGCGGGCAAGGCCGCGGTGGACCGCGGGTTGGAAACCGACCTGGCCACCGGCCTGGCGATCGAGGCCCAGCTTTTCGCCGGACTCTTTGCCACCGAGGACCGCACGATCGGGATGAATTCCTTCGTCGAGAACGGCCCTGGAAAGGCTAAGTTTACCGGCCGGTAGGATGACCCGGAACACAGTTCCCACCCTCCACGGAGACATCATGACGACCAACACCCCCGGAACCGATCCGGCGCCGAACCCGCACGCCACCGAGGAGCAGGTCAAGGCCGCCCTGGAGGACACCAAGCTCGCCCAGGTGCTCTACCACGACTGGGAGGCCGAGACCTACGACGACAAGTGGTCGATCTCCTACGACGAGCGCTGCATCGACTACGCGCGCGGACGGTTCGACGCGATCGTCCCCGACGCGAAGCTGCCCTACGAGCGGGCGATGGAACTGGGCTGCGGCACCGGCTTCTTCCTGTTGAACCTGATGCAGTCGGGCGTGGCGAAGAAGGGGTCGGTCACCGACCTGTCCCCGGGCATGGTGAAGGTTGCGCTGCGCAACGCGGAGAACCTCGGCCTCGACGTCGACGGCCGGGTCGCCGACGCGGAGAAGATCCCCTATGAGGACAACACCTTCGACCTCGTCGTCGGGCACGCGGTGCTGCACCACATCCCCGACGTCGAGCTGTCGCTGCGCGAGGTGCTGCGCGTGCTCAAGCCGGGCGGCCGGTTCGTGTTCGCCGGCGAGCCGTCGACGATCGGCGACTTCTATGCCCGCTGGCTGTCCCGCGCCACCTGGTACGCGACGACCAACCTGACGCGTCTGGCCCCGCTCAACGACTGGCGCCGCCCGCAGGAGGAGCTCGACGAGTCCTCGCGCGCCGCCGCCCTGGAAGCCGTGGTGGACATCCACACCTTCGACCCCGACGACCTCGCCGGCATCGCCCGCAAGGCGGGTGCGGCCAAGGTCGAGACCGCGACCGAGGAGTTCGCCGCGGCGATGCTCGGCTGGCCGGTGCGGACCTTCGAGGCTGCCGTGCCGCCGGAGAAGCTCGGCTGGGGCTGGGCGCGGTTCGCGTTCGGCGGATGGAAGCGCCTGAGCTGGCTCGACGAGAAGGTGCTGCGCAAGGTCGTGCCGCCGAAGTTCTTCTACAACGTGATGGTGACCGGCACCAAGCCGGCCGCTTGAGCACAGTCGCCCGCCCACGCCCGTGATCGCCGTCGAAGACGTCGCCTTTCTGCGTTCGCGACACGGGGCCAAGGCGTTGGAAAACGCTGCGGCGCTCGAGTTGACGCCGAGCACCCTGATCGCCGATCTCGCCGAACTGCGCAGCCGCTACGGCAGTCGCGCCCCGGCCCTGGTGGAGACTGTCCGTTGTCGTCGCCGCGCGGTGGGACGGCTGCGCGACCCGGAGCACTGGTTGCTCACCGACGTTGCGCTGCAACAGGCGACCGCCGGGGTCGTCGCCGCCCGACGGGCCGCCGAGATCGCGGCCCGGTTCAGCGGCGCGGTGGTCCACGACGTGACCTGCTCGATCGGCGCGGAGCTGGTCGAGTTGGCCGACAACGGGGGCATCGGCGCGATCATCGGCTCCGACCTCGATCCGGTCCGCCTGGCGATGGCCGCCCACAATGTCACCGGAGCGACGCTGCTACGGGCCGATGCGCTCACCCCGACGTCGACTGCCGACGTGCTGATCGCCGATCCGGCGCGCCGCAGCAGCTCCGGTACCCGCTCGTTCCGACCCGATGACTTCTCACCGCCGCTGCTCGACGTTCTGACCACTTACGCCGGGCGCCCGCTCGCGGTGAAGACGGCGCCGGGCATCGACTACGGGACGCTGCGGGCGCGATACGGGTTCGACGGACAGGTCCAGATCACCTCGCTCGACGGCGGGGTGCGCGAGGCCTGCCTGTGGACCGAGCTCGACGACGGGGTGCGCCAGCGCGCGACCGTCCTGCGGGTCGTCGAGGGCGCGCTGCGCGTCGAGGAGGTCACCGACCTCGAGTCCGACGATGTCGGCGTCGGGCCGGCCGGCACGTGGATCGTCGACCCCGACGGCGCGATCGTGCGCGCCGGACTGGTCCGGCACTGGGCCCACCGCCACGGGCTGTGGCAGCTCGACCCGAAGATCGCCTACCTGACCGGTGATGCGGTACCGCCGGGGGAGCGCGGTTTCGCGGTACTCGAGCAGTTGCCGTTGAAGGAGAAGATGCTGCGCAAGGCCCTGGCTTCGCGCGACTGCGGCAGCCTGGAGATCCTGGTGCGCGGCGTCGACGTCGATCCCGATGAACTCCGGAAGCGGTTGCGGCTCAAGGGATCTACGCCGTTGGCGATGGTCGTCACCCGGATTGGAACCCGTGCGGTGGCTTTCCTCTGCGAACCCGGCTGGCGACGCCCGGCCTGAATCGGACCGGCGTCAGCGGCCGATCTCGGACTTGGAGTCGAAGAAGTACACCTTGCCGATGTTGGTCGCCACCGCGACCTGTCCCTTCGGCGACACCGCCACGCCGGTGGTGAACCCCTTGGCGTCCGGCAGCGGCAGGCTGCGCAGCGTCTTGCCATCGGCGGCGGAGACCTCGGTCAGTGCCAACCCGTCGTCGTCGGTGCGCACGACGGTCCAGGCGGTGTTCGCGTTGGTCAGCGTCGACAGGCTGGTGGTCTTCAGGTCGTCGCGGCGCCAGACCTGCTCGGCGCGGTCGCCGCGGTCGGCGATCATGCGCAGCGGGCCGCCCAACGGGCCGGTGGGGATGATGCGGCCGTCGGGTGTCGCGGTCAGCGTCGCGAATCCCGGGTCGCCGTAGTCGAAGGTCCACTTGGTCTTGCCGGTGTCGGCGTGCAGGGCGACGAGTTGGCCGATGCGGCTGAACGCGTAGACGGTCTTGCCGTCGGCGGACACCGAGGCGGGGCCGACGACGCCGCCGG encodes the following:
- a CDS encoding peptidyl-tRNA hydrolase, yielding MFLAANHARLVDDLDAPHRDDPPDPARVWAMQMALRVEKTAPPERAALLVAAARSVVLLCLDERSAPGGPWAEAMDAWCDARIRKIARRARGAQWVGAQQVWGVTAESDGQAARAFVPTMVGEVDPRVRKLQIEGTDVEGGLPAEPDDDADTGLTLWVNPTLDMTVGKTAAQVGHAAMLGVALLDVGETQAWFQRGCPLAVCEPSVHRWQELVAQERQSGAVAVRDAGFTEIAPGSMTVVATREGYQRP
- a CDS encoding DUF1906 domain-containing protein, producing the protein MTDGVNRRDFLSAAAGLGAACLLGAGVAHADSSSGSSGFGSSSGSADFGSLCDYSAAVPPAQAIRAAGYLGAIRYVSGRLPVDRWMKAKPITATEARALRRAGLTIVSCYQYAKNDWLGGYRAGVHHARLGAAKHRAAGGPAHAPIYASIDANPSLEQFITKIGPYLRGWQSVIGPARTGVYGNASTITWAAAGGFAAWYWQHDWGTPKGLVHPLAHLHQLPGEKRVAGIGVDRNIICQPNYGRW
- a CDS encoding DUF1906 domain-containing protein, which gives rise to MPISRRQFFSAAAVAGLAGATATLHPGDAVADVALPPSLPAATNLGTLLDYSARVPSPLAIRAAGHAGVIRYVSDRRPGAENMLAKPLTIPESLAMRAFGLTVVSNYQFGKGKTADWLGGYDGGVKHARRAVELHTLAGGPGDAPIYASIDDNPSRAQFTSRIVPYLKGWHSIIGLRRTGIYANAPTIGWAIDAGLATWFWQHDWGTKRGYLHPAAHLHQIPGQRRVGGVEVDVNTILKPNYGQWAGSGSS
- a CDS encoding LLM class flavin-dependent oxidoreductase, which produces MPSDRSVSAIGVPLSVLDLAQVGPGESVAESLAHSTRLAQFADTTGYRRIWYAEHHNMSAIASAAPAVLIAHMAAHTSRIRLGAGGVMLPNHSPLTIAEQYGTLAELHPGRIDLGLGRAPGGDQATFAALRRTHQAAEQFPRDVVELQGYLRDESRVAGVRATPGAGTNVDLYILGSSLFGAQLAAALGLPYAFASHFAPQALTEAVALYRKEFRPAPLPDGGETEPYVIAGVSVIAVDDAEFAAEQLHVAQRQRIKHLLAHHRPLSDDEADLLVDSPVGHQVAAMLSRAVVGTPDEAVAGLREFAADADADELIVASLAPDRRAWFDTLANLAPPA
- a CDS encoding ABC transporter ATP-binding protein, translated to MTLETTDPDLLIDFRGVSLVRDGNTLVGPVDWQVELDERWVILGPNGAGKTSLLSMAAARVHPSAGVAFVLGERLGRVELRELTTRVGMTGGREVERIPADEVVEDLVVSAGYAVLGRWREDYGAMDRDQALNTLESLGAEHLARRTYGTLSEGERKRVQIARALMTDPELLLLDEPAAGLDLGGREELVDRLGRLAADPDAPALVLITHHPEEIPPGFSHAMLLSHGGVVAQGLLDDVMTAANLTEAFQQQIALDVIDGRYFARRARRAGGHRRAE
- a CDS encoding NUDIX hydrolase, which produces MTENAAPAPLRDASTVVLVRDGADGIDVFLQRRVKQMAFAGGMTVFPGGGVDERDADADLAWVGPDAQWWADSFSTSVTGAQELVCAAVRETFEECGVLLVTHLDGAAPDVAGLMPARAKLESRELSLAQFLRDNDLALRADLLRPLAHWITPKIEKRRYDTRFFLAELPAGQDADAETSEVETAQWYSASAALVDWSAGKHFLLPPTWTQLRELAAYDTVEALFAAQREIKPIEPGTPNDDFEGLRFAHADEYFASMNDQARELFFRGASG